GCATACATACACAAACTTCCCAAAATTTGGTAAAGCAGGTTAGGAAAGAAAAGGAGTGGACCTgcatcaaatcatttttttctagCGCATTGTGAACTGGGCCGGGTTTTTCGAAAAGGGGTTCACGTTAATCTAGGATTAAAGATTAACCTTGGCTTTTATTTCTCATGTAGAAAAGCGCGTATAAGAGATAAGATTTTGTTGGGTATATCTCAGTATGACTCGCAACTAACTGAAAAATCCCTTTGAAAGGCtattaaactgaaataaaatttacgcTAATCCCAAGTTAGGTTAATCGTGTTTTGAATAACCCGGCCCAACTGGGTATGAGCTTTTAGTTCTTACCGTAGCTCCAGTCTTCGTCTGCCTCTCACTGCCAGCCAGATCCACCATATTCAGTTTACCAACACGGATGTGGTTTTCACCATCTGCACCAGgctgaaaggaaatttaaaTCCGTTTAAAGTTAAATTCAGTTATAACAAGAAAGTAGTCTTTACGAAGATCAGGATGAATTCTAGCAGTTCTCAATTTTCAAACAAGGAATGCACTCTCTTTGTTTACAACACAGTTATCAAATAGAGCGCTTTACCAATGAGTTTCGTACGACCAAACCCAAAGTAATCggaacagccaatcagaaaaaagtgaaataactttaagagccaatgaaatCTCACAgtgaaaaacaaccaaactgcctaaagcgcgggaaaacgcgggcgactaagttgtgattggtttcaGTGTTCCATTTGATTGGTCAAGAGAGTGGTGTgagttttcaggaccaatcacagtgcgAAGTAAAGCATTAACCAGTGCAACGTCGGATCACTGTCGACAGTCTATTAAAAATGACTCTATTAGGGATTTCAACTGTTGGAGTATGGATTATCGACTTGATTAGGGTTCGATAAATACTAAAGAACTGTTCCTTTTCGAAATGTGTTATGGAGATTTACTTCCTCTATGATGATcaataaacagttttttttaaagaaataaatacatttttcccGTGTTATAAAAGACATAATTACCTTACTGCACTCAATTGTAATGATGAAGATAGCGTGGGACCTGGATGAATGTTCGTTCATGTTGGTTGcccttttattttgaaaggaaaaaaaataaaaagagagaaTTATAAGCCAAGaaggaaaaatgacaaatgaggATGGAAGAGATTAGAAAGGATTAAAAAACCCGCGAGCAAGGTCTCGTGTTTAGGTTCGACCTTCCGGCCTCTTTAACGGGCATAGCCACCTTAATTACATCATCGACAGCCACTTATAGAAAAAGTCATTGACACAAATTGCTTTATTCTGTCAACTTAACAAATTCACACTAAATTTTTCGAGAAGCATACACTGTAAGATACAGTAGCTCTTTTAGGTAACTTTTCTCTATGAACAAAGCAACTTTTCTCGTCTGAATGAAAACTATATGTAGCTGGGGCCATGATGCTATAACATgtattaatgaaataaaactcccagttgtctttcttcttttcttctcgTGTGCACAAAATTATACCACATTATTACAACACTAACCCCACAGCTCTATTTTGGTTGCCCACGTTCATCACATGTTCAATCTCTTTTACACTTTTACATACAAACGACTGAAGATCCTATAACAAACAAATCAACACACAAAAAAGTATATTCAAAGAGTGTCACTAGGAAATTACTCCTACCAGTAAGGCAACTAATTAATTGTTCTGATCAAACAGGGCTTTAAGTTTTCTAGATGTGAAATTGGTTTTCATAAAGTTTTTGTTACCAAATTTAAGCTCATGAATGGCAAATGCTGTACTGGACCCAAGTGGTCCATCCAGCCAGAGCTAGTCCCAGTTTCTGTTGCATGGagtgactaggagtattacttCTCCCCCCTGAATGGGATGCCAGTCTTTTACAGAGTAACCCCCCTGTATTTCATCAGGCTTTGCTGACAATTtgccagtacccatttatacttctCGTGGAGAGAGAggcatttaaaagaaaagtttcttgCCAAACAACACAAGAAAATGACCAGGCCAAGTCGCGAAACCAGAACTCTAGACACAGAATCCAGCACATTAACCACTGAGTGAGTAGTCCTTTCCAACCAATCTTAGTAGTAACAATAAGATATTATAAGAGCACAAGAATAACCCCTATCCACCCACTATAGCAGGCAGAAGCTGATGCACTAATAGACCATTTTGCAGTTGTGTACTCAGTTGCCAAGCCTCTTATTTGGAttgaggctgaaggtgaccgTATTGTGATAGAAgccagtatctagttagcatgataacaaagtaatttacatttgaaaagcagcaacgtTTGtttcataacaaggtcacccttagtctcacttctgttcaaaggctaggcaaccaagcacacaactgttAAATAGACTATTGTATGTTGTCTGCTAGATGTATGCTAACCTTGACATACACCCCAGTATCTGGTCTCTCCTTAAGCTCCAGTCTTCTTGATTGATCCTTTGATAATAAATCTCTGATATCTTCCTGAAGAAGTTGTTAAACATTTAGCAACATCAGTTCATTTGCAAAGCCATGCACATGCACTGGTAATTACTACAATCAACAAGAAATCAAATAAGTGACTACCATATTCCTTTCACATCCCTAAATTTCCCAAAACTATGTGATAGCTATTTAAAGCAGTACAGTAATAATCATGTATATATCAAATCGTTTTACAGTTACATACTTAAAACTACAATCCTCAACAcatccctccccccccacccccttttTCATCAAGCCAGATCATCCTGTTCTGGCACAGGTAATATTAGCAAACCTGTTTCATTGTACTTTCTCTTAATTTGAACCATGATATAGCCCCATCTGAAAGTTATATAATTGCAAGGAAAATGTGGAATTATTTGCAGTGTAAATTGAATAAAGCCTGAAAATAGGCCACATGAAAGCTACATTTTACTGACACTCTGTTGCAAATTCTTTGGAAAACTATAGCTGGCCTGTGAAGACCCCATGGTTACAGCTGATTAGTGTCAGGTGTACCTGGTAAATCTCAAGGTATGATGCCCTGACCAAGTATTGTTGATTCTGTGTTCTGGCTATGTGAGTAAAGATGTGCTCGAAGGAATTTGGAATCACTCCTCGCAAGATTGGGTCTGATCGTACACCTAAAgaccaaaaagaaaatgaactgCAATTATAgttatttgaatatttaaacttGCAAACCAACTTACAGCATTCTGAAATAATTTGTTGGCATTATATACAAGTAGAACACTATGACATTCATAGTAGGGATGGTTCAAATATAACTTGCAACATTACCTTCCATGGTGAATGTTTTTCCTGTCCCAGTCTGTCCATAAGCAAATATTGTGCCTGACAAGGGAAATCAGCGAGTGACATATTAATCCCCCTACAAAAAGTCCAGTTCAACCTCTGATCAGGGTCACCATGCTGTGGTCCTATATTCTCCCAGTATCTCTTTCTACCCAAGAGTTAATCCCGCAATTAGGTTCTCACATGTGCTGATGCAGGAACACCTCCCATGCTCAAGTATGCAAGCAAAGCTACCTAAAGAGAGGTCTGCGAGGGGTCTGGCACAAGGAATGAGAAACTACAAGGAATACAGTGCATTTGTCTAGGAATGCATCTGATTTCATTTCTCATACTAGTCTAGCTCTCACAAGCTGGCTTCATTTGCCAACTTGAATTGTCTCATGAGCATTAAGCTGCTCCTGTCAGAGCTCCGATTAGAACCCACTCACAGCCTATTCAGAAGCACAACAGAGTACTTGCCAATAGTCAGGGAAAACAGATGAAATAGACAGTGTGGGGTAATATGCGAGGGGATTGCATGTGACACAGGAATGAGCCTTTGCTCAGTAACCTGGTCATTTTATGCCACAAACTTCATCTTTAACTTTAACTTCAGGTAATTACTAAAACTAAAATATACCCTGCCAGGTTGGACAGATGGTCTACTTattataaaatgtatttttagtcTGTCACAGAAACCTGAGAAAAATACTTTAAGGTGGTCAATTATCAACAAACATccattaaaaaagaatactaagacACTTTCACCAACAACACTCCATTACCACAATTTGCTTATAAGAACAATCCTATCACATAAATATCACAGACaataactgaaattaaaaactaacCATTATATCCTTCCAGTACAGAGTCCACTAACTGTCTGAAGGTTTCATCATAGAGATCAATCTGTTTTGAACTACATGAAGAGAAAAAGGGGAAGTTACAgctggaaattaatttttttttctttttctttttctttttaactcttcttaaccctttaactcccagaagtcaTTGatgtgtaacttctccctttaatatccatacattatccaacaaacaggtaacaagaatactcaaacttatcaggtagaagttgttatcttgatcaaacaccaaattctcaaaattaaattatgaggaaatgtgtagcagctagaggggagaattaacaatcagatcttgggagttaaaggattaatatcTAGTTTGCCAATCACACTCTCCATACATGTCGCTGTATGAGTCATGGGCTCACAAGCTCACAAATTTGAAAATCCCCCCAGTTTGACCTTCTATTCAGCATTGGCACTATTCAGTACAGTactgtgcaaaagtaatgcaaacacaTCTTGACAAAATTAGACTAAATTCCTAgcttttcaacaaattcttgaCCAAAATGGAATTTCAACAACATTTCTGCAAATTTGCAAAACACCTACTGTTTTCAACAGCTCCAACTTTCTGCAAGATATTCCTTGTTTATGCAACTAAAACTGTAGAGCAGAAATTCATTcctcaaacaaaattttgtttaaaaaacctCAATCAAACTTTCAATCAAATTTTCGCTTGAACTTTAGACAAAAGATCCTTAgaacaagaaatgaaattagctttttttatttccattacttttgcacattactgtaaattttgtttttaagcaTTATTTCTCCCACATTACTTCCTTATCTTTACAAGTACTCTAAGTGCACTATTTCTGATGTTAATCTCAATTCTATTCAGATTAGgtaatcaaatgaaaaacaagatATTAGTTCTAGGAGACAATGGATGGCATGAGCCTTAAATAAGCTaatgccaaaaataaaaatggtttaaacttACTTCCAGTCATAAACTGAATCATAGGTGAACATTCTTGGCACTTCCTCTTTTTTAGCTGGATTGTTGATCTCAATTGTTCCTTTCTTCACATTCATCTCAATTAtccttaaaaatataaaatcgaGAAAGTGGTTGAAATATAATTAGGTATCAATATTACCATCTAAATGATTCTTTCACAATTTTGACAGGTTaacttatttttgaaataaatctcaATGAAGTCTCTCATTCAAACAACTagcaatatcaaaataaaaattaaataaaataaaaatgacaattaGCCATTAGCCAGGGTAAAATGATTTTTCACTTATTCTTTGGAAGGTTTATCAAACAGTGGAATGCCCTTCCTAAGgagatacatgtacatgcaggaagtgttgaagaagaaaaggaagtttTGTAAAGTAAGCTAGACTATCCCTAGTTAAAAATTCTATTTCTAAGgctaatttcttattttattccAGGAGCATCTGTGGTAGAGATAACTTCCTAGATTTCCtttaatgtatttttgtttataataatCACCATGATTTGAACTTGAGTTATTGATAATAAAACCCTTTTATTGctgtttgattttgaataatGTGTAATACTAATACTCATCACACATGTTCTTATCatcaaataactttttcccaccTTTGATGTCCTTGAGCTATTTCCTTCTGGTTCATTGGACGGCATCTCACCACCACCTTCACTGACTCACCCCCTTTTTTGTTAGACTATGCAAATCAACACAACAATCAACAATGACTCACTCCCTTTTTTGTTAGACTATgcaaataaacaagttaaaaaagaTTTCCCATTTACTATTTTTCGCTCTGAACATGGCAGATATTCTACTTTCCGCCAAAAATGCTCAAAGAAGGTTCCAATTTATATATTACTGATTCAGAGTCAATTGATGTGCAAATTAAACTCACTTACATTCAAAAAGTGTTGATTGTGAACTACGATTCATGCACATAATATGTTGAGTAttaattcaaacattcaataatgaaagaattttattttgagaagGCAAACCAAGGAGGTAATAGAGACCCCGATTTTTAGCGTAAAATGTCGTAACTTTGGCTTCTAAGCTTAACAACACCTGCACATagtaaaatttataaaataccGAATAAGAAAATAGAGACAACTTCGCATTATATTGATATCGTTAATGTGTAATTAACCCAATAGTAAAACCACTAGTGAGAATCAGACTGAAATCCTCGGACATCCCTGACTTAAcggataaaaataacaaaatcacAAATTGTAAATCAGATCAAAACTGGTGATACATTTCAAAAACAGTTTACATTTCATAACTCACCATGGCGACTGTGAGTAAGCTGGATTTCGGCTTGTTTCCTGAATAAAGCGTCTATAGGTCAACCTTATCGCAAAGTCagttaatttttcatattttttccacATCAACAAATGCTATGAAAAGAAGCGGATCCCTGTATTTCTCGCATATTTTCCAGAGAGGAAGCGAGAAAGCCGCCATCTTCTCTGTTTTAGTATCAAGTCCCTCTCGGTCTATATTAGAGCCGTACCCACTCTACCCAGTCCTTTTCGGAAATATTTCTCGCCTCGGTCAGACGAAAAGGCGCGCAAGTGTAAGTTACCCGACCAGAGGCAGATTATCATACCTACTGTTGAAGAAGAGTGAAGTCACATGGTTTCCAAAGGTTAAAGTCTCGCTTCTCATACAAGCCGTTTCGCTTAACACTGgtatttttagcatttttagGAGAGCGCCTTTTCTGTTAGCATTACATTCCCCCTGCAGGGACGTCAAATAAAATGCGCTACCTGAGAAAGTAAGATAGCTATGATATTTCACAAACAGAAAAAGACtactaaaaaatgaaaataatatttaaaggCAGAAAAAATTCACGATGAATAACGCTCTATTTCCTTTTCCATCACTTCTCAAAGAGAAGGTGTCATTTGATTTTTGAAGTGACTAATAGCACTGAATTGTTCCCTAGTGATGTCGGTCTTGACAGCCGGAAACTTTCTTCTCGCAAAGCGTCTCTTTCCATTTATCAATGACGATGGTTCATCAGCCAAACCTCAGCAAAACCTGAGGGAAACCAGTAAGTAGATTGCGATAGGCTAGGATTCTATCGAGGGGGGAAAAATTTACTCGTAGATGCAACATGCCAAGCAAACGGATGTTGTTTCTGATCCTGCAGCAGAACAAGGTAGTCTTGTATGCAGAAATTATCTCAAGCAAGCTAGCTCGGAAGGGTTTTTGTGGGGCGGAGGACAATGATAAGCTGATAGAAAAAGCTGCGGTGAAGTCTGTTTCCTTTTACAAAGCTGTAACTAGGTCATCTACAGAGGTACATACAGCCAAAAGTCTCTGATCTGTCACATCTCTTCTAAAGATTAAAACTTATACTTTAATGATACATGTCATAACATAATTGGAATGCTTTGTATGCTTCCAGCTAGACGACGCTAGATCGTGCGTCaacataaaaaacaaatatcccttcatttatatgtatattcgtttttcatctatttattcgcttatattttttcatttactctttCATTTATCCATTAAACTATCTATGCAACCATTCAACCGTCCGTGTGTTCGTCCACATGTCCGTCCGTTTGTCTGCCTGTATATCTGTacgtctgtctgtctgtctgtctttctctTTAATTAGATTGTTACATGTCTTATTATCTCGTGCGCCtataggattttttttattggatcGTTACGCTAATGCGTAGCTTGTatttaggattcttttttattagattgtttcATTAATATTTCTTACACCTTGAGGATTATATTTTATTGAATCGTTACGTTAATACCTCGTGCACTTATGGGATTCTCCTTCACTCGATTGTTAAgttggtatctcgcgcattttttGGATTCTCCTTTTTATtagtttgttacgttagtatctcgtgcacctTTAGGATTCCCTTTCACCcgattgttatgttagtatctcatGCACTTTTGGATTCTCTTCCATCTGATTGTTAGATAAGTATTTCGTGCACTATTAGGATGCTCTTTCCTTGCattgttacgtgagtatctTGCACACTTTTAAGATACTCCTCCATTCAAAagttacgttagcatctcgtGCATTTCAGGATTGACTTACATTCGATTGTTTCGTCAGTATCCCTGCACCAGTAGGATTCTCCTTTACTGGATTGCTTTGATAACATCACGCGCACTTGATGGATTCTATTTCATTCATATCTTGCAcacatttctttcatttgaaagtTATTTTAGTAACGTTTTTTAATCTATCCTAATGTTTGTGTCTCACTTTTATGATTCTCTTTCAAAGgaatgttacgttagtatctcgtgcacctTTATAATTCTCCAGTGTTTCATatgattgttacgttggtatctcgtgcactttcaGTATTCTTTTTCACtggattgttacgtaagtatctcgtGTACCTCTAGGATTTTCTTTCAACCGTTGTTACGTTATTATCTCGCTTACTTTTAAGACTGCCATACATTCGAGTAATAGTTAGAgggcttttcgattgagtgtcgcaCAACCAAGACCAACGTTATCCCAACGGCAAAGCAGAGGAAAGGAAATTGCTTCTTATAGCCAATGAGAAGccgaagtaaaaacaaacaatccgACCAAGACGCGGGAAAACGGGGGTCatcaagtcgtgattggttttagtcctgcatctgattggttgagtggTGGCGtgagttttttggaccaatcaaagagcaaagtaaaagaaaactaatGCAATCTCAGATtaatttcgacactcaattgaaatttgcTCTCTAGCGTGAAAATGAATAGAATTCAGACGTCAGGGTTATGTGGCAGCAATGTGGCCGCTTGCGACGGATCGACATCTTTCTCAGAATTCTTCTCAGATCTTTCCACGGTCTCCAATGTGGGCTTGTAACGAGTCTCGTCCAGATACATGCTGAGTAATGCTGCCACAAGAGCGTTCAATCCCATGATCCCGTACGGAAAGATTGGATGGATTCGTtgctgaaaagagaaaaaacaaacttgatcttcataatttgttttctaGGGTGCCACTCTCACCGCAGGGAGTCAAAAACAGTCGATAAAGTGCTCCAATTTGAAAACGCGTAGAAGGTTTTAAGCTTGGAATCAAGTCGATTTGTTCTCTGGGGATGCTGCTATTTTAGTGGCACTATGTTGCCATCGTGTTGTCGCTAACATAGTTAACCCCTTCACCCCCTGAGAGCGACCAGCATCccacttctccttacaatatcacacttgagtcaaacattaaggtcacgagaataaaggaaatgatcaccaacttaagaagctcttgattgcttaacaaattctccttgtcagcaccttaggaaaggtaagaaaacagtatggagaatatgtatactggtGCCAGGGTTTAAAGGGATGATCCTTTCATTATAGTACTCAGTAGGTTACTGAGCGTTGCTTCGTCTATCAAAGCGTCAGCTCTTCAAAACTTGCTGGCGCAGCTCATGCGGCTTTAATGACTTGTATGTGATAAttcgatttttatttttctaaggtttttcaacaaaaaaagaaaaagaaaacggcCCACTTATGCTTTCTGTGGCTTACCGTGTATATAACGTACGAAGAACTGAATGATCCAATACCAGCTGCAGCTTCTGATGTTCCCAATGCAATGTTTCTTAGGTGAGGAATCAATATTAGAAGGGTCGATTAAATATAACTAGCCATAGAAATCCCTGTAGATTCGAAGAGATTCTAAAAATTCGATAACCTAGCCAGATAAGGCTATCGCCCCGACAAGCTTTGTTTGGTttggcaaagaaatattctaATGTAGACCTGCAGATGTAAGAGCTAGGAATTTTTAAAACGCTTTGATATTTTGAAGTCATTGTAGCATCGATCGATAGCTTGAAACAAAATCCACAAGTTTCCTTGAGGATTAGACCGGTACAAACTCTTACCTAATAGCTGTTGGAAAAAGCTCCGTTGTATACACATAAAGACCATCGAAAGATATCATTATCCAAAACTTGGCCCAGACCAGCGACATGATGATTTTACCGACAAAGAAACCTGTTGAAATGAcaataaaaattgttgaatatgtatcaaaattaaatacaaagcTGACATTGATAAATCACCAACATACTTTACATATTAATGTCTATTAACATCATGTTAATTAGATTTAACTCTCTGGATGGAGCACATGATTTATTCTGTAAGTGGGCATGTAGATGCCCACTCTCATTCTTGAACACCATCAACAAAAGTCAAAACTTACCCTTGTTGGATTCGTCATCTGTTGTCAAGAGGACGGAGACGGCAGCACCGATAGCGGTAAGAATCATGGGAATCATAACACCCTTTTTGCGTCCAAATCTAGAAGAGGTTAGCCATGTTTCAGCACTGGTACGTTTTACACGGGCTGAAAACTAAAACCAGATTATATTGCtcaacccccaccccccccccccccacagtATCTTTAGAACCTTACCCCCTTATTTATCGAATGGCTATGAAAAACAACTCCTAGAATTGGAAGCCTGATTGAAGCTTTAAGCGTTTTCCTGTTCATGCCTCTGACATACAAATCAATAGCATTGCCGGAATTTTTTTCTAACCTGTTGTAAATCCAAATGCCCGCCGTAATTGCTGGAAGCTCTGTGACACTGGCTAAGAAGAAGTTAAAGTGCATGCTGCCGCCAATGTAGGGTGCGCTCATGAATACACCATAATACACCATGGCATTAGCaaacctagaaaaaaaaaaacaaaaacaaaaaactcgcTTTTCAGAGGTAAACATATCTCTGAAAGTTCCCACGTTTCCTTGCGTAAAACGAGGCGAATGTCTTCTCCACAAATTTTACTCTAACATCAGTCTACATGTTCTTCATActattttccatacatttcGTATTATCCTTAAAAGGAGAATTCGTCataaaatcaagagcttcttgagttcgtgatcatttcttttattcacatgaccttaatgtttgacgtGATTCTTAATTCTGGGTGacactgttaggagaaattacatgcttaTCACtgttaggagttaaagggttcatggCTGAACTGTATTTCCAGACGGAATCTTGACTTCTGTCGATGCAAGTTCCTCTGAAGTAAGGGTTCGGTAAGGAGGAGACAGTAATTTGTCTGAAAACCAAATCACATTTAACAGTAGTGGCATATTTTCAATAGCTGAAATTCATGAATCTATTGTTTGAAGGGATACATGACGTCTCCTTGATCTAGCTTAGTGCGCAATAGGGAAATGATAATTATTTGTGATTTAAATATTTCTTCCTCTCACCAACAATACCACGTGATCACGGTCTTAATAGCCATCTTGCGTGAAACAAACAAATCCCGGATGTCTCCCATTCTCTCTTCGCGTATTTCTTCAAGTTTGATTTCCTCCATTGAAATGTTCTTGCCATTGACGCGGGCAATTCTTGAGCAGAGATTCGTAGCCTCCTTTGTCTTCCCTTTTACAATCAGCCAGCGAAGAGATTCTGGCGTAATCCTGTCACAAAGAAAATTGCAAGTAGTAGTATTAGAAAAAACACCATTTTGAGGTAACTTATAAGATATTATCGAGCTCAAACTAAGAGTGAAATTTACATACCGATTGTGAGCAGTGAATATCACCGTGGAAATACTTGAACATGTAATTATTTAATGAGGAACAATTCATAACAGTTATTTATCAGATACTTACCAATAACAAACGCTCATGGCCTCGAATAAGTTAACCTTTTAATCGTGGAGTGACAAGCATTTAACTTCTTCACACAAAGGGCATTATAATTAGCTCATGATCACCTCAAGCTCTTTGAGGGATCTGGAACTCGACACTTACAAGAAGCCAAGTGCAAGAGGGATTGCTGGTGCCCCTGTGACAATGCACAGTGATCTCCAATCTGGTATGAGGTAGGCAATTCCCGCCAAGGACATCAACGAGATGGTCCAAGAGTACCAAAGAGAGGTTCCCATCATAGCTCTGTGGCGAACGCCCACAAATTCAGAGATAAGTATATAGATAGCAACTATGCCACCTGATGAAGAAAATACACAAGCCCGATCAGAttagtgggggaggggggggatgAAGAATGGCGTTAACCAGTTTATCAGCCTAACTGTCAACCCTagttttgaagaaagaaattctaACTGGCTTACGATGTTGTACACTGGAATccctttggtttggtttttctACGTTCGATGGAAAACTGCTCTAGGAGTGAATAAACGGATCGGAGGTtacctttaatattttttacagtGCATTTACCTAAATTAAATCCAACAATGAAGCGAAAAAGAGTGAATAGCCAATAGGAGTTTGAGAAAGCTGACAGCAAACTGAATAGTGAAATAAGAAATCCAGTTGTAAACGTGATGATTCTACGGCCGAATTTGTCTGATAAAGTACTGACTGCGGCAGCGCCCGTCAGAGACCCAAGGAAGAGCAAAGATGAAGACACAGTTCCATATATCGCTTTGTCACACACCAGATCAAACTGTgacgaaagaaagaaaacagaaacttGACTGAATGACTTTGTTTCCACTTGGCTAGAAGTAACAACTCATAAGAAT
This region of Pocillopora verrucosa isolate sample1 chromosome 3, ASM3666991v2, whole genome shotgun sequence genomic DNA includes:
- the LOC131780258 gene encoding organic cation transporter protein, with translation MALTADEVLIKIGSFGRYQFRLLIFANVLGFFWLAWPMLINTFITAEPGWRCVANSTECQMDGIVYTEDDNYNLRCNMSRAAWEFVGEYTSVVTQFDLVCDKAIYGTVSSSLLFLGSLTGAAAVSTLSDKFGRRIITFTTGFLISLFSLLSAFSNSYWLFTLFRFIVGFNLGGIVAIYILISEFVGVRHRAMMGTSLWYSWTISLMSLAGIAYLIPDWRSLCIVTGAPAIPLALGFLITPESLRWLIVKGKTKEATNLCSRIARVNGKNISMEEIKLEEIREERMGDIRDLFVSRKMAIKTVITWYCWFANAMVYYGVFMSAPYIGGSMHFNFFLASVTELPAITAGIWIYNRFGRKKGVMIPMILTAIGAAVSVLLTTDDESNKGFFVGKIIMSLVWAKFWIMISFDGLYVYTTELFPTAIRNIALGTSEAAAGIGSFSSSYVIYTQRIHPIFPYGIMGLNALVAALLSMYLDETRYKPTLETVERSEKNSEKDVDPSQAATLLPHNPDV